Proteins encoded in a region of the Paenibacillus sp. W2I17 genome:
- a CDS encoding ABC transporter permease, producing MAGKMRKHHLFWPLCMLGLLLIFNLLYSPDFFSLVMREGNLYGSLIDILNFGAPLILVSIGMTLVIATGGIDLSVGSIVAISGAVACMSISRGVDQSSLWLVLGALGLSIGLSLILGIWNGALVSVARIQPIIATLILMVAGRGIAQLITSGQIITVSNANYAYIGAGSLAALPFSIFIVLTVLLVASLLTRKTALGLFIESVGSNANASQLAGIRSKTVILTVYVFCGLCAGIAGLILSSNVSSADGNNAGLWYELDAILAVVIGGTSLNGGRFYLMGTVVGALIIQTLTTTIYMIGVPPEVTLVVKAFVVLAVCLIQSDSFRNSMVIRWKKRKFPAEQGVNRHVS from the coding sequence ATGGCGGGCAAGATGCGTAAACATCATTTGTTTTGGCCGTTATGTATGCTTGGTTTACTTTTAATCTTTAATTTGCTGTACTCTCCAGATTTCTTCTCCCTCGTCATGCGTGAAGGGAATCTGTATGGCAGCTTGATTGATATTCTCAATTTTGGAGCGCCTTTAATTCTGGTATCGATCGGCATGACACTGGTGATTGCGACCGGAGGTATCGATTTGTCCGTGGGCTCCATTGTAGCGATCTCCGGTGCCGTGGCTTGTATGAGCATCAGCAGAGGAGTGGATCAGAGTTCGCTCTGGCTTGTGTTGGGTGCACTTGGATTATCTATAGGTCTCTCACTGATCTTGGGCATATGGAACGGGGCGCTGGTTTCGGTTGCCCGAATCCAGCCCATTATTGCAACGCTTATACTGATGGTAGCCGGACGTGGGATTGCGCAATTGATTACGAGTGGACAGATTATTACTGTATCCAACGCGAACTACGCCTATATCGGGGCAGGTTCGCTTGCAGCATTGCCTTTTTCCATCTTCATCGTATTAACTGTGCTGCTTGTTGCCTCACTGTTGACGAGAAAAACGGCACTGGGACTGTTTATCGAATCGGTCGGAAGTAACGCAAACGCGAGCCAACTGGCAGGTATTCGTTCAAAAACGGTTATTCTCACGGTATATGTCTTCTGTGGTCTGTGTGCCGGCATTGCTGGGCTTATTCTCAGCTCGAATGTATCCAGTGCGGATGGCAATAACGCAGGTCTGTGGTATGAACTTGATGCCATTCTTGCTGTAGTCATCGGGGGTACTTCGCTCAATGGTGGTCGTTTCTATCTAATGGGTACCGTCGTTGGAGCACTCATTATCCAAACCTTAACAACGACGATCTATATGATCGGAGTCCCGCCAGAAGTTACGTTGGTTGTCAAAGCCTTTGTTGTACTGGCCGTATGTTTGATTCAATCCGATTCATTCCGCAATTCCATGGTGATCCGTTGGAAAAAACGTAAGTTTCCAGCCGAACAGGGGGTTAACCGCCATGTTTCTTAA
- a CDS encoding ATP-binding cassette domain-containing protein: MLEELPKEADAAQAESGELLITAKALGRKGAIEPFDLDIRKGEVVGLAGLLGSGRTEIARLFFGADRSDEGKLLVVDTGSTVKSPRHAIDQNIAFCSENRKTEGIIDDLTIRENIILALQATRGWSKPISRKKQDEIAEKYINLLNIHPKNPEHLIKNLSGGNQQKVLLARWLLMNPDLLILDEPTRGIDIGAKTEIQKLVLSLSKQGMAVLFISSELEEVIRVSHRIAVIRDRKKVQELSGDQIHQQQIMKAMAGG, encoded by the coding sequence GTGCTTGAGGAGCTTCCGAAGGAAGCGGATGCTGCCCAGGCGGAGTCGGGAGAACTGTTAATTACCGCTAAGGCACTTGGACGCAAAGGAGCAATTGAGCCATTTGATCTGGACATTCGCAAAGGAGAAGTCGTGGGCTTGGCTGGGTTATTGGGGTCTGGTCGTACCGAGATCGCTCGCCTTTTCTTTGGTGCAGATCGTTCAGATGAAGGCAAACTGCTCGTTGTGGATACAGGAAGTACGGTCAAGTCGCCGCGTCATGCAATTGATCAGAATATTGCTTTTTGCTCCGAGAACCGTAAAACCGAAGGCATAATCGATGATTTGACCATTCGGGAGAACATTATTCTGGCTTTACAAGCGACACGAGGCTGGTCCAAACCCATCTCACGCAAGAAACAGGATGAGATCGCCGAAAAGTACATCAACCTGTTAAATATCCATCCGAAAAACCCGGAGCATTTAATTAAAAATCTGAGCGGCGGTAATCAGCAAAAGGTGTTGCTTGCACGGTGGCTGCTGATGAACCCCGATCTGTTGATTCTCGATGAACCTACGCGTGGAATTGATATCGGTGCCAAGACTGAAATACAGAAGCTGGTGCTCTCTCTGTCGAAGCAGGGTATGGCCGTGCTGTTCATTTCGTCCGAGCTGGAAGAAGTGATTCGTGTCAGCCACCGGATTGCCGTAATCCGGGACCGCAAAAAAGTGCAAGAACTTAGCGGGGATCAGATCCATCAACAGCAAATCATGAAAGCAATGGCAGGAGGTTAA
- a CDS encoding ATP-binding cassette domain-containing protein gives MAEQAPILQMTDITKQFPGVKALSSVSFRLFPGEIHALMGENGAGKSTLIKVLTGVYSIDEGTVTMDNRDLSISGPLEAQKAGISTVYQEVNLCPNLTVAENIFIGREPIRFGKINWKQMNKDAENILRDRLHLSIDVKAPLQTYSVAMQQLIAIARALSISAKVLILDEPTSSLDKNEVQQLFRIMHKLKSEGLAILFVTHFLDQVYEMSDRLTVLRNGELEGEYIAARTSTHGTGSQDDRQGARGA, from the coding sequence ATGGCCGAGCAAGCACCCATTTTGCAAATGACAGACATCACCAAACAATTTCCCGGGGTTAAAGCGCTATCCAGTGTCAGCTTTCGCTTGTTTCCGGGCGAGATTCATGCCTTGATGGGTGAGAACGGAGCGGGGAAGTCGACGCTTATTAAAGTTCTGACCGGCGTTTATTCCATTGACGAAGGAACGGTAACGATGGATAACCGTGATCTCTCGATCTCCGGTCCGCTTGAAGCGCAAAAGGCGGGAATCAGTACCGTTTACCAAGAGGTCAATCTCTGTCCAAACTTAACGGTTGCTGAGAATATTTTCATCGGTCGGGAGCCGATACGATTTGGCAAAATCAATTGGAAGCAAATGAACAAAGATGCGGAGAACATTCTGCGAGACAGATTACATCTGTCCATCGACGTTAAGGCTCCTTTACAGACCTACTCGGTCGCGATGCAACAACTGATTGCAATTGCAAGAGCACTCAGCATCTCGGCAAAAGTGCTCATATTGGATGAACCCACATCCAGTCTGGACAAAAACGAGGTGCAGCAACTGTTTCGTATTATGCACAAATTAAAGAGTGAGGGTCTAGCAATTCTTTTTGTTACTCATTTTCTTGATCAGGTATACGAAATGTCGGATCGTCTAACGGTGCTCCGTAACGGGGAATTGGAAGGAGAGTACATAGCCGCCAGAACTTCCACGCATGGAACTGGTTCTCAAGATGATCGGCAAGGAGCTCGAGGTGCTTGA
- a CDS encoding ABC transporter substrate-binding protein, whose product MRTKKKWGLAITLAMVMLVSTACSSTNGGAGSDNETSTSGNGSTPASAKTITLGFSQVGAESGWRSANTKSIQDSAKEAGYDLKFSDAQQKQENQIKALRSFIQQKVTVIAFSPVVESGWDTVLKEAKDAGIPVILTDRAVDSPDKTLYKTFIGSDFVEEGRKAGQWLSDQYKDTQDEINIVELQGTTGSAPANDRQEGFMELIASNSKLKVIASQSGDFTRAKGKEVMQAFLKAHKKIDVLYAHNDDMALGAIQAIEAAGLKPGVDITIISVDAVKDGMQAAADGKINFIVECNPLLGPQLMEAVQSVVDGKDIEPRIVTDETTFTSEQAKEALPTREY is encoded by the coding sequence ATGCGAACCAAAAAAAAGTGGGGACTTGCCATAACATTGGCTATGGTGATGCTGGTCAGCACGGCATGTAGCAGTACCAATGGAGGAGCAGGCTCCGATAATGAAACTTCAACGAGTGGGAATGGCAGTACACCTGCCAGCGCCAAAACAATTACGCTTGGTTTTTCGCAGGTTGGTGCGGAGAGTGGCTGGCGTTCGGCGAATACCAAGTCGATTCAGGATTCAGCCAAAGAAGCAGGTTATGATTTGAAATTCTCCGATGCGCAGCAGAAGCAGGAAAATCAAATTAAAGCTTTGCGATCCTTCATACAACAGAAGGTGACGGTGATTGCTTTTTCCCCTGTTGTAGAATCCGGTTGGGATACCGTATTGAAGGAAGCGAAGGATGCAGGCATTCCCGTGATTTTGACGGACCGTGCTGTGGATTCGCCGGATAAAACCCTCTACAAAACCTTTATTGGCTCCGACTTTGTAGAAGAAGGACGCAAAGCAGGTCAGTGGCTTAGTGACCAATACAAGGACACACAAGACGAGATCAACATTGTTGAGCTGCAGGGTACAACAGGCTCCGCACCAGCGAATGACCGTCAAGAGGGCTTTATGGAATTGATTGCTTCCAATTCGAAGCTTAAAGTGATTGCTTCACAATCAGGTGACTTTACACGTGCCAAAGGCAAAGAAGTCATGCAAGCTTTCCTCAAAGCACATAAAAAAATAGATGTTCTCTATGCACATAATGACGATATGGCACTTGGTGCAATTCAGGCCATTGAAGCGGCAGGATTGAAACCAGGCGTAGATATTACCATTATCTCTGTGGATGCCGTGAAGGATGGGATGCAGGCTGCTGCTGATGGCAAAATCAACTTTATCGTTGAATGTAATCCGTTGTTAGGACCTCAATTAATGGAAGCGGTTCAATCGGTAGTGGACGGGAAAGACATCGAACCCCGAATCGTTACGGATGAGACGACCTTCACATCGGAGCAAGCCAAAGAAGCATTGCCAACACGTGAATATTAA
- a CDS encoding sensor histidine kinase → MKLIQWIASSLRLKLLSMFIILSSVPLIVVGLISYHKSYTVVSNHNKASTQLVADQLARNIDILFEDTERLLELGKNPQVLQYLYSQSESYPEAKAILQTYNLYRETYKYDKVLNISFVNFYGKGISERKGVFKLERNPLRNPYFKYLIQYPDAILRIPHSAAYAEYNRLDGFAYPKQNALSIITTVKERITHEVIGFIVIDLNDSFIDDFLTNTPIKDSGFFYISDQYGNTLFRPDATPVSLTMMDQIRSVPLHLQHDSFILSAGSKPQFVVYSTSKQTGWKIIGVAPYQEIIAEANSIRQLIIITVLLSAFFAISLYFFLNNRLILPIRILMNKMRKAANGYLEAKVTPHGSDEIADLGKSFNVMLDKLKMLIEKSIRENEQVKIAELRTLQAQINPHFLYNTLESILWMAEAEKKENVIKLVQALSKFFRLSLNKGFDWVSIQTELEHARSYLVIQQMRYHDILTYEISVDRELQDYPILKMTLQPLIENALYHGIKNKRGQGLISIHGYVEDNSIILTVQDNGIGMSADRLAQLREELEKPAGSRSPQYDEQEGGFGLLNVHHRIRLYFGPAYGVEMESTYMEGSTFMIRIPKSKEVNR, encoded by the coding sequence TTGAAACTCATTCAATGGATTGCTTCAAGCCTCAGGCTTAAACTACTCAGCATGTTTATCATCCTCAGTTCAGTACCACTGATCGTGGTTGGATTGATTTCTTACCATAAATCCTATACGGTCGTATCCAATCATAACAAGGCCTCGACACAACTGGTTGCCGACCAGCTTGCCAGGAACATTGATATCTTGTTTGAGGATACGGAACGGCTGCTCGAACTGGGCAAGAACCCGCAAGTGCTTCAATACCTGTATTCTCAATCGGAGTCCTACCCGGAAGCCAAAGCCATCCTTCAGACATACAATCTTTATCGGGAAACCTACAAGTATGACAAGGTACTTAATATCTCATTCGTGAATTTCTATGGAAAAGGCATAAGTGAACGAAAAGGCGTGTTCAAGCTGGAACGAAATCCGCTGCGTAACCCGTACTTCAAGTATCTGATACAGTATCCGGATGCCATTCTGCGCATCCCTCATTCTGCAGCCTATGCCGAATATAACAGGCTGGATGGGTTTGCTTACCCTAAACAGAATGCGCTTTCAATTATAACCACGGTCAAAGAGCGAATTACGCATGAGGTCATCGGGTTCATAGTAATTGATTTGAATGATTCGTTCATTGATGATTTTTTGACGAATACCCCTATTAAGGATTCCGGTTTTTTCTATATTAGTGATCAATACGGAAATACACTATTCAGGCCAGATGCCACCCCGGTATCCCTAACCATGATGGATCAGATCCGATCGGTTCCTTTACATCTACAGCACGACAGCTTTATCCTTTCTGCAGGATCCAAGCCCCAGTTTGTTGTATACAGCACCTCAAAACAGACCGGATGGAAAATAATCGGGGTAGCTCCTTATCAGGAAATCATTGCAGAGGCCAATAGCATTCGCCAATTGATCATCATTACGGTTTTGTTAAGTGCTTTCTTTGCGATATCGTTATATTTTTTCCTGAATAATCGACTGATTCTTCCCATTCGGATTCTGATGAACAAGATGCGTAAAGCTGCAAACGGTTACTTGGAAGCCAAAGTCACACCACACGGCTCGGACGAAATTGCTGATCTGGGCAAAAGCTTCAACGTGATGCTGGATAAGCTCAAAATGCTAATCGAAAAGAGCATTCGAGAAAATGAACAGGTGAAAATAGCTGAACTACGTACGCTGCAAGCTCAGATCAACCCTCATTTCCTGTATAACACGTTGGAATCTATTCTATGGATGGCTGAAGCAGAGAAAAAAGAAAATGTAATCAAACTTGTGCAGGCCCTCTCGAAGTTCTTTCGTTTGAGTCTGAATAAAGGATTCGACTGGGTATCCATTCAAACCGAGCTTGAACATGCGCGGAGTTACTTGGTTATTCAACAGATGAGGTACCACGATATTCTCACCTACGAGATCAGCGTTGATCGTGAGCTTCAGGATTATCCCATTTTGAAAATGACGCTGCAGCCCCTGATTGAAAACGCTCTCTACCATGGGATCAAGAACAAACGCGGTCAAGGGCTGATATCCATACACGGATATGTAGAGGACAATAGCATCATTCTCACCGTACAGGACAACGGAATTGGCATGTCTGCGGATCGATTGGCACAATTACGTGAAGAGCTGGAGAAGCCGGCCGGTTCCCGTTCACCCCAATATGACGAGCAGGAAGGCGGATTCGGTCTGCTCAATGTACATCACCGGATTCGACTCTATTTCGGACCAGCTTATGGTGTTGAAATGGAAAGTACGTATATGGAAGGCAGCACATTTATGATTCGTATCCCCAAAAGCAAGGAGGTTAACCGTTGA
- a CDS encoding response regulator produces MMIVDDEIGIRENIRSCIDWEKEGFHYCGDAPDGELALPLIHEWAPDILITDIKMPFMNGLELTSIVRTQQPDIKIIIMSGHDEFSYAQEAIRLGVTEYCLKPISAAELIQMLHKVSKQMDEEHQRMTNRTITKEKLLADLCGGLIGTTDAIESAKQLSLPLSARYYTIVIIDVRLTDDSRDPESLMKKLLPILEETRDPHVELLPNIRSRTELVLLLKYHSDDTISIYLEQLRGRVRMELEHTFKCNIILGIGSQQERLQGIHVSYLEAEEDKYITRLTLQNRASLREINLDEQTTLFLDRNSFLEFLKIGSPNLRDHFVQEFAAPLQSFDWKSSSYGFYLLNDLTLESFRLANQLFRMSDHSDENITSLQQTIRKITCWEDCTQYLCSLLNLLWQRRAACSGKYSDVIDQVKAYVSREYNNEQVSLKMISAHVRISPSHLSKIFSQETGQTITEYLTQIRIGKAKELLKTTSNKTFEIAYKVGYNDSHYFSNIFKKITGFTPREYRTQGTEASQARPSDMRKEPMYE; encoded by the coding sequence GTGATGATCGTGGATGACGAAATTGGAATTCGGGAGAATATACGGAGCTGCATCGATTGGGAAAAGGAAGGTTTTCACTATTGCGGGGATGCACCCGACGGCGAACTTGCGTTACCTTTAATTCATGAATGGGCTCCGGATATTCTGATTACGGATATCAAAATGCCATTTATGAACGGATTGGAACTGACCTCCATCGTTCGCACTCAACAACCTGATATCAAAATCATTATTATGAGCGGTCATGATGAATTCAGCTATGCCCAGGAGGCCATCCGACTTGGTGTGACCGAGTACTGTCTAAAGCCCATTAGCGCAGCAGAGCTAATCCAAATGCTGCATAAGGTCAGCAAACAAATGGATGAAGAACATCAACGCATGACAAACCGCACGATCACCAAAGAAAAACTGCTGGCCGATCTGTGCGGAGGACTCATCGGTACAACCGATGCGATTGAATCAGCCAAACAACTCTCACTTCCTCTCTCGGCCAGGTATTATACAATTGTCATTATCGATGTTCGATTAACAGATGATTCCCGGGACCCGGAATCCTTGATGAAGAAGCTGCTTCCCATACTGGAGGAAACTCGTGATCCCCACGTTGAACTTCTTCCTAATATTCGAAGCCGGACCGAGTTGGTGCTTCTGCTCAAGTATCACTCCGATGACACCATATCCATATATCTGGAGCAGCTTCGCGGGCGGGTTCGTATGGAACTTGAGCATACGTTCAAATGTAATATTATTCTGGGCATTGGCAGTCAGCAGGAGCGTCTGCAAGGAATTCATGTCTCGTATCTTGAAGCGGAGGAGGATAAATATATTACCCGGCTCACCCTTCAGAACAGAGCTTCTCTACGTGAAATCAACCTGGATGAGCAAACGACTCTTTTTCTCGACAGGAATTCGTTTCTTGAATTCCTCAAAATCGGCAGCCCCAATCTGCGTGACCATTTTGTGCAGGAGTTTGCCGCTCCATTACAGTCCTTCGACTGGAAGTCCTCCTCGTATGGCTTCTATCTGTTGAATGACCTTACGCTGGAGTCGTTTCGGCTCGCCAATCAGCTGTTCCGCATGAGTGACCATTCAGATGAGAACATTACTTCCCTGCAGCAGACGATCCGGAAGATTACGTGCTGGGAGGATTGCACCCAATATCTGTGCTCCCTGCTTAACTTGTTATGGCAGAGAAGAGCAGCGTGTTCTGGAAAATACAGTGATGTCATTGATCAGGTGAAAGCCTATGTATCCCGTGAATACAATAACGAACAGGTCTCGTTGAAGATGATTTCTGCACACGTCAGAATCAGTCCAAGTCATCTAAGCAAGATTTTCAGTCAGGAAACCGGTCAAACGATAACGGAGTATCTAACCCAGATTCGAATCGGTAAAGCCAAGGAGTTGTTGAAAACAACCAGCAACAAAACCTTTGAGATTGCTTACAAAGTCGGTTACAACGATTCTCACTATTTTTCTAATATATTCAAGAAAATAACAGGTTTTACGCCAAGAGAATACCGAACTCAAGGAACCGAGGCATCGCAGGCCAGACCATCAGATATGAGAAAAGAGCCAATGTATGAATAA
- a CDS encoding substrate-binding domain-containing protein, protein MNKARFALLLTLILLFPMIISSGSAHIRPQQMAATLPATPPVEKSAASKTFGIIYPMTYPTYEMITKDATEYAGKHNITLIVNAPDEANTEQQIRIMENMIKQHVDGIAISPVDAAALTPVIDAAQAAGIPVITFESDVPSSHRIAYVGADNYRTGQQFAMTTTRLLHNQGMILVENGLEEMQGLQQRLNGFIDYIRSETDIEILEVRYHQGNEDQAMSDMENMIQAHPHFNAIIGLDFVSVSASTLIWKAKGLNRHLIAFGDSPTSENGLLNGQLSAVISQNEGVWGAKMMETLLLASDGVPVEEFIDTGIIEINQEGSN, encoded by the coding sequence ATGAATAAAGCCAGATTTGCACTTTTACTTACACTAATCCTTCTGTTCCCGATGATCATTTCATCCGGTTCGGCACACATTCGCCCACAGCAGATGGCTGCAACACTTCCTGCGACTCCACCTGTAGAGAAATCTGCAGCGAGCAAAACTTTCGGTATTATCTATCCAATGACGTATCCAACCTATGAGATGATCACGAAGGATGCAACGGAGTATGCAGGGAAACACAATATCACGTTAATTGTAAACGCACCTGATGAAGCCAATACCGAACAACAGATCCGTATCATGGAGAATATGATCAAACAGCATGTGGACGGGATAGCTATATCTCCTGTGGATGCTGCTGCACTTACACCCGTTATTGATGCAGCCCAAGCGGCAGGTATTCCTGTCATTACATTTGAGTCAGATGTCCCATCCAGTCATCGAATCGCTTATGTGGGCGCCGATAACTATCGCACTGGCCAACAGTTCGCGATGACGACTACAAGACTCCTGCATAATCAAGGTATGATTCTTGTCGAGAATGGCTTGGAGGAGATGCAAGGTTTGCAGCAGCGGCTTAATGGATTCATTGATTATATCCGCAGTGAAACAGACATCGAAATTTTGGAAGTTCGTTATCATCAAGGGAATGAAGATCAAGCCATGTCCGATATGGAGAACATGATTCAAGCTCACCCTCACTTCAATGCGATTATCGGGCTCGATTTTGTTTCTGTCTCTGCCTCTACCCTGATCTGGAAAGCAAAAGGCCTTAACCGGCATTTAATCGCGTTCGGTGATAGCCCGACCAGTGAAAACGGGTTGCTCAACGGTCAATTGTCTGCCGTTATTTCGCAGAATGAAGGAGTCTGGGGTGCCAAAATGATGGAGACCCTGTTACTCGCAAGCGACGGTGTGCCTGTGGAGGAATTTATTGATACGGGGATCATTGAAATAAACCAGGAAGGTAGTAATTAA
- a CDS encoding GNAT family N-acetyltransferase → MITFQYFEPEDFDQLIEWSGDEAFLLQWAGPQFQYPLSREQLSDYLHGANDKNTSNKFIYKVMDESTQEIVGHIALGGIDRYNRSGRIGKVLLGKPYQGKGYGRQMIDEALRIGFEEEKLHRISLGVFDFNVSAIRCYEKAGFVQEGLIRDARRYEDIFWNLIEMSILENEWKK, encoded by the coding sequence ATGATTACATTCCAATACTTTGAACCGGAAGATTTTGATCAACTGATCGAATGGAGTGGGGATGAAGCATTTTTGCTCCAGTGGGCCGGCCCTCAGTTCCAATATCCACTTTCCAGAGAGCAACTATCGGATTATTTGCATGGCGCCAATGATAAGAACACTTCAAATAAGTTCATTTATAAAGTGATGGATGAATCAACTCAGGAGATTGTGGGTCATATTGCTCTTGGCGGTATCGATCGATATAATCGTTCAGGGCGTATTGGTAAGGTGCTACTTGGCAAGCCGTATCAGGGTAAAGGTTATGGAAGGCAAATGATCGATGAGGCACTTCGAATTGGATTTGAAGAGGAGAAGTTGCACCGGATCAGTCTGGGCGTATTTGATTTTAATGTCTCAGCCATCCGATGTTATGAAAAAGCGGGCTTTGTACAAGAAGGACTTATTCGTGATGCGAGAAGATATGAAGATATATTCTGGAATCTAATCGAAATGAGCATATTAGAAAACGAATGGAAAAAATGA
- a CDS encoding GNAT family N-acetyltransferase → MIHLKRVSVDNWYACTQLNVTEEQKKSFPAPVVYWIAESKVVEDFQPMAIYFDSDLVGFAVYSDKPDHEDNYWLFALMIDTKYQGRGYGREALRKLIDLMKESQNCKRIMIGHRPENGIAENLYESLGFHSVSEGLIDGEVVRLLRCK, encoded by the coding sequence ATGATTCATTTAAAACGTGTATCGGTGGATAATTGGTATGCATGTACTCAACTGAATGTAACGGAAGAACAGAAAAAAAGTTTTCCCGCTCCGGTTGTATATTGGATTGCTGAATCCAAAGTAGTGGAAGACTTTCAACCCATGGCCATCTATTTTGATTCGGATCTGGTTGGATTTGCTGTGTACTCAGATAAGCCGGATCATGAGGATAACTACTGGCTTTTTGCTCTAATGATAGATACAAAATATCAGGGCAGAGGTTATGGAAGAGAAGCATTGAGGAAGTTAATTGATCTAATGAAAGAATCGCAGAATTGCAAACGCATCATGATTGGACACAGGCCGGAAAATGGTATCGCCGAAAATCTGTATGAATCACTTGGTTTTCACAGCGTAAGTGAAGGGCTGATTGATGGCGAAGTCGTTCGGCTTCTAAGATGCAAGTAG